The sequence CAACTATTCCCGAAGGAATTAGAGAGATAAATGATGATATATGGAAAGATGTTGAAAAGGCTTTTAAAAAGAAAAACAACATCACATTGGTAAAGGAGTTGCTTAAACTTGATTTATTTCCAATAAAAGACAGTTATATTGCTTATCTCAAAAGAGATAAAACTTCAATAGAAAGAAATCCTAAAACAATTAATCGTATTAGTGGCAGATTATATGAAATGGGACTTAATAAGATTTTTGAACGATGTAGCGAACCAAAAGAAACCAATCGACAAATCGGACCAATGTTTAAAGATTGGTTAAACAGAAAAACATTAGGTATTCAACCGGTTTCAATTGACGATTTTACTTCAAATAATGAAGATGCGATTTTAGATGCAAGCGATAAAGCAATGATGGATTTTGCCAAAGAGCATTTGAATTATAATCACAACAAAGGACTTGATTTTGTAGCAAGATTTAATGGTAAATATGTTATTGGAGAAGCCAAATTTTTAACTGATTTCGGTGGTCATCAAAATGCACAGTTTAATGATGCGATAGCAACAATTGAGGTGAAAAAAGTAAAAGCAATAAAAATTGCAATTCTTGATGGAGTGCTTTATATAAAGGGTCAGAATAAAATGCACAAATCAATAACAGAGTTGTATAAGGATTACAACATTATGAGTGCATTGGTTTTACGTGAATTTTTATACCAACTTTAAGAGCAAACAGGATATGGATACTAATATATTAATAAAAGGAGACAATATTGAAGCCCTTAATATTCTTTTAAAAGACAAAGAATTAAAAGGTAAAGTTGATTTAATATATATTGATCCTCCTTTTGCAACAAATGGCAATTTTACGATAACTGACGGCAGAGCAACAACTATTAGTAATTCAAAAACCGGAAAAGTTGCGTATTCTGATAAACTTACAGGAACTGAATTTATTGAATATTTAAGAGAAAGATTAATTTTATTAAGAGAATTATTATCAGAAAATGGCTCAATTTATTTGCATATAGATTATAAAATTGGTCATTATGTTAAAATAATGATGGATGAAGTATTCGGAATTAAAAATTTCAGAAACGACATTACAAGAATAAAATGTAATCCAAAAAACTTTAAAAGAACCGGCTACGGAAACATAAAAGATTTAATACTTTTCTATTCAAAATCGGAGAAACCCATATGGAACGAACCAAAAGAACCATATAGTGAAGAAGATATAATAAAATTATTTTCAAAAAAAGAGAAAAACGGAAGAAGATACACTACAGTTCCAATTCACGCACCCGGTGAAACA comes from Bacteroidales bacterium and encodes:
- a CDS encoding restriction endonuclease, with the translated sequence MNKWTKLSIEYANQRSYLDDLFQVYPTIPEGIREINDDIWKDVEKAFKKKNNITLVKELLKLDLFPIKDSYIAYLKRDKTSIERNPKTINRISGRLYEMGLNKIFERCSEPKETNRQIGPMFKDWLNRKTLGIQPVSIDDFTSNNEDAILDASDKAMMDFAKEHLNYNHNKGLDFVARFNGKYVIGEAKFLTDFGGHQNAQFNDAIATIEVKKVKAIKIAILDGVLYIKGQNKMHKSITELYKDYNIMSALVLREFLYQL
- a CDS encoding site-specific DNA-methyltransferase, whose protein sequence is MDTNILIKGDNIEALNILLKDKELKGKVDLIYIDPPFATNGNFTITDGRATTISNSKTGKVAYSDKLTGTEFIEYLRERLILLRELLSENGSIYLHIDYKIGHYVKIMMDEVFGIKNFRNDITRIKCNPKNFKRTGYGNIKDLILFYSKSEKPIWNEPKEPYSEEDIIKLFSKKEKNGRRYTTVPIHAPGETQTGNSSKPFKGMLPPKGRHWRTDVETLEKWDKEGLLEWSSTGNPRKKIYVDEREGKRVQDIWEFKDPQYPTYPTEKNQGLLDLIVKTSSNKESIVLDCFCGSGTTLKSAHSLNRNWIGIDKSDLAIEATKNKLETISGDLFVEKPKYEYLALNEALPIIK